The nucleotide window AGTTCGGGCACCAGCCGGTCGGTGAAGCGCGACGGCTTGTTGGTGATGATGCCCCAGGTCAGGCCGGCCGCGTCGAGGTCGCAGATCATGTCGTTGATGCCATCGAACAGCACGGTGTCGACGGCAAAGTGGGTGTCGTACAGGTCGAGGAAGCGCAGGCGCAGCCGCTCGAAATCGGCATGGTCGCGGTCGATGCCGAAGCCGAGCCTCACCAGACCGCGCGCGCCATGGCTGGCTATCGGCCGCACTGCCTCATACGGCTGGCCGGCGCGCCCCTCCTCGGCCAGCAGCGCATTCAGCGCCCAGCCGAGGTCGCGCGCGGTGTCGGCC belongs to Microvirgula aerodenitrificans DSM 15089 and includes:
- a CDS encoding HAD family hydrolase; this translates as MIDAVLFDLDGTLADTARDLGWALNALLAEEGRAGQPYEAVRPIASHGARGLVRLGFGIDRDHADFERLRLRFLDLYDTHFAVDTVLFDGINDMICDLDAAGLTWGIITNKPSRFTDRLVPELGFAVPPAVVVSGDTAGVAKPDPAPMHWATRAIDIVPTRCLYVGDAERDIQAGRAVGMRTVLVNWGYIDAAEMPEKWGADHAIDVPDELVSLCRQYRV